The following are encoded together in the Phyllobacterium zundukense genome:
- the traG gene encoding Ti-type conjugative transfer system protein TraG, whose protein sequence is MALKGKLHPSQLLVLVPIAVTVMTIYIVGWRWPGLASGLTGKAEYWFLRAGPVPALLFGPLGGLLTVWALPLHRRRPIAVAGLICFLAVFAFYALREYGRLALSVNQGIVTWDRALSYLDMVAALGALAGFIASAVAARISIVVPEAVKRAKRGTFGDADWLPMAAVGKLFPADGEIVVGERYRVDKEIVHELPFDPSDRGTWGQGGKAPLLTFRQDFDSTHMLFFAGSGGFKTTSNVVPTALRYTGPLICLDPSTEVAPMVVEHRTHTLGREVMVLDPTNPIMGFNVLDGIAASKHKEEDIVGIAHMLLSESARFESSTGSYFQNQAHNLLTGLLAHVMLSPDYAGRRHLRSLRQIVSEPEPSVLAMLRDIQENAQSTFIRETLGVFTNMTEQTFSGVYSTASKDTQWLSLDSYAALVCGNAFKSSDIVTGKKDVFLNIPASILRSYPGIGRVIIGSLINAMVQADGAFKRRALFMLDEVDLLGYMRVLEEARDRGRKYGITMMLMYQSVGQLERHFGKDGATSWIDGCAFASYAAIKALDTARNVSAQCGEMTVEVEGRSRNLGWDTKNGGTRKSESVNFQRRPLIMPHEITQSMRKDEQIIIVQGHSPIRCGRAIYFRRKEMDAAAKANRFVTL, encoded by the coding sequence ATGGCACTGAAAGGGAAATTGCATCCGAGCCAGTTGCTTGTGCTCGTGCCGATCGCGGTGACGGTAATGACGATCTACATCGTCGGCTGGCGATGGCCAGGATTGGCCTCCGGACTCACGGGCAAGGCAGAATATTGGTTCCTCCGGGCCGGACCGGTACCGGCACTTCTGTTCGGACCGCTTGGTGGTCTCCTGACGGTCTGGGCCTTGCCGCTGCATCGGCGCAGGCCGATCGCCGTTGCGGGCCTCATCTGCTTTCTGGCCGTTTTCGCATTCTATGCCCTGCGCGAATATGGGCGTCTTGCTCTGTCCGTAAACCAGGGGATCGTCACCTGGGATCGCGCGCTTTCCTATCTCGACATGGTTGCCGCGCTGGGCGCGCTCGCCGGCTTTATCGCCTCGGCGGTAGCCGCGCGCATTTCCATTGTCGTCCCCGAAGCGGTCAAGCGCGCCAAGCGGGGGACCTTCGGCGACGCCGATTGGCTGCCGATGGCCGCAGTGGGAAAGCTGTTTCCGGCCGATGGCGAAATCGTCGTCGGGGAACGCTACCGCGTCGACAAGGAAATCGTCCATGAGCTCCCCTTCGACCCGAGCGATCGGGGCACATGGGGGCAAGGTGGCAAGGCGCCATTGCTGACGTTCAGACAAGATTTCGATTCCACCCATATGCTGTTTTTCGCCGGCTCAGGCGGCTTTAAGACCACCAGCAATGTTGTGCCAACGGCGCTCAGATATACCGGGCCGCTGATCTGCCTCGATCCGTCGACCGAGGTCGCACCGATGGTAGTCGAACACCGAACGCACACGCTCGGCCGCGAGGTGATGGTGCTCGATCCGACGAACCCGATCATGGGCTTCAACGTGCTCGACGGGATCGCGGCATCGAAGCACAAGGAGGAAGACATCGTTGGCATCGCACACATGCTTTTGTCGGAAAGCGCGCGCTTCGAATCCTCGACCGGCTCCTACTTCCAGAACCAGGCGCACAATTTGCTGACCGGCCTCTTGGCGCATGTCATGCTGTCGCCGGACTATGCCGGCCGGCGACACCTGCGCAGTTTGAGGCAGATCGTATCGGAGCCTGAGCCGTCGGTGCTGGCGATGCTGCGCGACATCCAGGAGAACGCGCAATCGACCTTCATCCGCGAAACGCTCGGCGTCTTCACCAACATGACCGAGCAGACGTTCTCGGGTGTCTATTCGACCGCGTCGAAGGATACGCAATGGCTCTCGCTCGATAGTTACGCCGCGCTCGTCTGCGGCAATGCCTTCAAGTCGAGCGATATCGTCACGGGCAAGAAGGACGTGTTCCTCAATATCCCCGCGTCGATCCTGCGCTCCTATCCGGGCATCGGCCGCGTCATCATCGGCTCGCTGATCAATGCCATGGTTCAGGCCGACGGCGCGTTCAAACGCCGGGCGCTGTTCATGCTCGACGAGGTGGATCTGCTCGGCTACATGCGGGTGCTGGAGGAGGCGCGCGATCGGGGGCGCAAGTATGGCATCACCATGATGCTGATGTACCAGTCGGTCGGTCAGTTGGAGCGGCATTTCGGCAAGGACGGCGCGACGTCGTGGATCGATGGTTGCGCCTTTGCATCCTACGCGGCGATCAAGGCGCTCGACACCGCCCGCAACGTCTCGGCCCAATGCGGCGAAATGACCGTCGAAGTCGAGGGCCGCTCGCGCAATTTGGGCTGGGACACGAAAAACGGCGGCACGCGCAAATCCGAAAGCGTCAACTTCCAACGCCGGCCGCTGATCATGCCGCACGAGATCACCCAATCGATGCGCAAGGACGAGCAGATCATCATTGTCCAGGGCCATAGCCCGATCCGCTGCGGGCGGGCGATCTACTTCCGGCGCAAGGAGATGGATGCGGCGGCAAAGGCAAACCGCTTTGTAACGCTTTGA
- a CDS encoding DUF736 domain-containing protein, whose translation MATTIATLTQKTDGSLEGVFATIRVNAPIAIIPNANKASEEAPDYRIIHRKSGFEIGAGWNRIARQTGEEYLSVKLEAPEIGVIFGNLAPAPGGEPNRKVILWNNPA comes from the coding sequence ATGGCCACCACGATCGCAACCCTCACCCAGAAGACCGACGGCAGCCTCGAAGGCGTCTTCGCCACCATCCGGGTCAACGCCCCGATCGCCATCATCCCGAACGCCAACAAGGCGAGCGAGGAAGCCCCCGACTACCGCATCATCCACCGCAAAAGTGGCTTTGAGATCGGCGCGGGCTGGAACCGCATCGCCCGCCAGACCGGTGAAGAATACCTCTCGGTCAAGCTGGAGGCTCCGGAGATCGGCGTGATCTTCGGCAACCTCGCCCCCGCCCCCGGCGGTGAGCCGAACCGCAAGGTTATCCTCTGGAACAATCCGGCCTGA
- a CDS encoding FAD-dependent oxidoreductase has protein sequence MSEELTARAGCGSTENMKWDQEADVVVFGSGAAGLSAALFAAKQGLKVLVFEKSPKLGGTTALSNGMIWIPCSPQAVAAKVSDSLDNARTYLKNELGNYYRADYVDALLQDGPKAVSELEKDTDVKFTLASAPDYHSSQVGGVDSGRALSPAPYDGRLLKADFKLIGDPIRVVLGGMMISSSEVGKFLNPLQSGSAMKHVLKRVSRYVADRTKFPRGTELSGGNALIARLLTSLRKRGVPISTNASLADVVRSSDGNVIGATVRESGGIVAVRARRGVVLATGGFARSPQLRQELSGNHQHDYTLAHPDATGDGISAARRAGADVDTEGASAGFWTPISLLNSGRGEVKTVPYGWLDRGRPGVIAVGPNAKRFVNESNSYHDICLALFENGYSREKRFYFICDAMFIKKRGMGQLLPWPWTSSTKKFEKLGYLQSGKSLSELAAKIGLDASTLEATVSEHNRHAETGVDPYFKRGESAFNRMLGDPAVGIKNPNLGKISHGPFYALQIVPATLGTSTGLAANTYGQVLDGEGMPIKGLYACGNDMTSPMRGIYPGAGITIGPGITFAFRVVEHIKQTVG, from the coding sequence ATGTCTGAAGAACTCACTGCACGCGCAGGGTGCGGCTCAACGGAAAACATGAAATGGGACCAGGAGGCCGATGTCGTGGTCTTCGGCAGTGGCGCCGCCGGACTTTCGGCAGCTCTCTTCGCCGCGAAGCAGGGACTTAAAGTCCTGGTATTCGAAAAATCGCCCAAGCTCGGTGGGACGACTGCGCTTTCGAACGGCATGATCTGGATCCCTTGCTCGCCGCAAGCAGTGGCGGCAAAGGTCAGTGACAGCCTTGATAACGCGCGCACATATCTGAAGAACGAGCTCGGCAACTATTATCGGGCCGACTATGTAGATGCGTTGCTTCAGGACGGTCCCAAGGCTGTTTCGGAACTGGAGAAAGACACGGACGTCAAGTTCACGCTTGCCTCGGCGCCGGACTACCATTCGAGCCAGGTCGGCGGCGTCGATTCCGGCCGCGCTCTCAGTCCCGCCCCCTACGACGGGCGGCTGTTGAAGGCGGACTTCAAGCTGATCGGCGATCCGATACGCGTCGTGCTGGGCGGCATGATGATTTCTTCGAGCGAGGTGGGAAAATTCCTCAATCCGCTGCAGTCGGGATCGGCTATGAAACATGTCCTGAAACGCGTTTCCCGTTATGTGGCGGACCGTACGAAGTTTCCGCGGGGCACGGAACTCAGTGGAGGTAACGCGCTCATCGCCAGGCTTTTAACGAGCTTGCGCAAGCGCGGCGTCCCGATCTCGACGAATGCCAGCTTGGCTGACGTTGTTCGCTCGTCTGATGGCAATGTGATCGGCGCAACCGTCCGGGAGAGCGGCGGTATCGTCGCAGTACGAGCCAGACGCGGCGTCGTTCTTGCAACGGGCGGCTTTGCTCGTAGCCCGCAGCTCCGGCAGGAATTGAGCGGTAACCATCAGCATGACTATACGCTTGCGCATCCTGACGCCACCGGCGATGGCATTTCTGCTGCTCGGCGGGCCGGGGCGGACGTGGATACCGAAGGCGCAAGCGCTGGCTTCTGGACGCCCATCTCGCTTCTGAATAGCGGTAGAGGCGAAGTCAAGACCGTGCCTTATGGTTGGCTTGACCGCGGCAGGCCGGGCGTAATCGCAGTCGGGCCGAATGCCAAACGTTTCGTCAATGAATCCAACTCGTATCACGACATTTGCCTCGCGCTGTTCGAGAACGGCTATTCGAGGGAAAAACGCTTCTATTTCATCTGCGACGCGATGTTCATCAAGAAGCGAGGAATGGGCCAGCTTCTTCCTTGGCCATGGACATCGAGCACGAAAAAGTTCGAAAAGCTGGGGTACCTGCAGTCGGGGAAATCCCTTAGCGAGCTTGCAGCCAAGATCGGTCTCGATGCCTCCACGCTCGAAGCTACGGTCTCGGAGCATAACCGTCATGCCGAAACCGGCGTAGACCCTTATTTCAAAAGAGGCGAATCGGCCTTCAACCGGATGCTTGGCGACCCGGCTGTGGGCATCAAGAACCCAAATCTCGGCAAGATCTCCCACGGTCCATTCTATGCCCTTCAGATCGTTCCGGCGACGCTTGGCACCTCTACAGGACTGGCTGCCAACACCTATGGGCAGGTGCTGGACGGCGAAGGGATGCCGATCAAGGGTCTTTACGCTTGCGGTAACGACATGACGTCGCCGATGCGGGGAATCTATCCGGGGGCCGGCATCACGATAGGGCCAGGCATCACCTTCGCATTCAGGGTTGTCGAGCACATCAAGCAGACTGTCGGCTGA
- a CDS encoding RWP-RK domain-containing protein produces the protein MTQHGLSREELFALVWEKPTQEVAKELGVSDVAIGKLCVRLQVPKPPRGYWARVQADQTPRRPPLAAFREEVERSRQKAARAISAASLSNLQQQFYRVALSDLQGRGVDVKGAN, from the coding sequence ATGACCCAACACGGGCTCTCCCGCGAAGAGCTGTTTGCGTTGGTTTGGGAAAAGCCGACCCAGGAAGTGGCGAAAGAGCTCGGTGTTTCGGATGTTGCAATCGGTAAGCTATGTGTTCGTTTGCAGGTTCCAAAGCCGCCGCGCGGATATTGGGCCAGAGTGCAGGCTGATCAAACTCCACGACGTCCTCCACTGGCGGCTTTTCGCGAGGAAGTTGAACGCAGCCGCCAGAAGGCGGCACGGGCGATATCGGCGGCATCTCTTTCGAATCTACAGCAACAATTTTACCGGGTGGCGCTCTCCGACCTGCAAGGTCGCGGTGTCGATGTAAAGGGAGCAAACTGA
- a CDS encoding HAD-IIA family hydrolase codes for MADTPVPGAISDIKGVVSDLDGVVYRGKAPIPDAIETFKVWQREGVPFCFVTNNSTHSADDIVQKLKGFGLLITTDNVVTSAATAAILIRNDYPAHTPVYVIGASSLKDAIKDADLELTEHSPKVVVVGLDREITHQKMTVAVDAVLKGALLIGTNPDLLLPTATGFEPGNGAILTAIAAATRVTPVIVGKPEVHMIVTALARLGTDRGSTIMIGDQIPTDIQAGKRAGLRSILVTTGVPPVQDPTLHKPDVTVSSLRELLSAHTV; via the coding sequence ATGGCTGATACTCCAGTGCCTGGTGCCATTTCCGACATCAAAGGTGTCGTGTCGGATCTCGACGGCGTCGTCTATCGCGGCAAGGCTCCGATCCCCGACGCCATCGAAACCTTCAAGGTCTGGCAGAGAGAAGGCGTGCCGTTCTGCTTCGTCACCAATAACTCCACTCATTCGGCGGATGACATTGTCCAGAAGCTGAAGGGCTTCGGCTTGTTGATCACAACGGACAACGTTGTCACTTCCGCTGCAACAGCGGCTATTCTGATCCGCAATGATTACCCCGCTCATACGCCCGTCTATGTCATCGGCGCTTCGTCTCTCAAGGACGCCATCAAGGATGCGGATCTCGAACTCACGGAGCACTCGCCGAAGGTTGTGGTGGTCGGCCTTGATCGCGAGATTACTCATCAGAAGATGACGGTGGCCGTGGATGCGGTACTAAAGGGGGCGCTGTTGATCGGAACCAACCCGGATCTGCTGCTCCCAACCGCAACTGGCTTCGAGCCGGGAAATGGTGCGATCCTCACAGCCATCGCCGCGGCGACAAGGGTAACGCCCGTCATCGTAGGAAAACCTGAGGTGCACATGATCGTGACCGCGCTGGCAAGGCTCGGGACCGATCGCGGGTCGACGATCATGATCGGCGACCAGATCCCTACCGACATACAAGCCGGGAAACGGGCCGGGCTCCGCTCCATCCTTGTGACCACCGGTGTCCCGCCTGTCCAGGACCCGACCCTGCACAAGCCGGATGTCACGGTATCAAGCCTGCGCGAGCTACTGTCGGCGCATACCGTGTAA
- a CDS encoding phosphoenolpyruvate hydrolase family protein: protein MTGIRRFLSNPRSFMLGAAIGSGMTARAAERAGADFVIALNAGRFRAMGGSSPASILPIRDNNAFVASFGRTEILKSTKLPVFFGVCMFSPSTDPELLLDRLARWGVSGVTNFPSVIHLDDRRRAIMDDVGLGYDREISFLTKAADRGLMTIAYTRTQSEARRMVEAGIQAICMNFNLNAADFAEGSNIGLTELAARCQTIARTVHSIDKNVVCLLGGGPITRPDELMDVCKETGTQGFIGGSSLDRVPLEMSVLEITSGFKTVHVLRERVEILERQLRLSGYHHGIVAQSASMNVVLERARQMAVGANPVLIVGESGTGKRRLASLVHALGSRKHRKPTVLPCRQPPAVTSAALFGTQTDVRRRIAILESASESSVILLHVDGLSSSAQEKLADYMESGLFSSVDGTEQRHSTTKIIATANTASELTPTLAAAFSGYEIGLPPLRDRLEDLPLLITHFTAEARGDATSNAALHIENSAFQALAAHHWPGNIRDLRHVVERLAALPVETAIDAGRLAPLLGDDRPVRPAKGLSERDLIIEALRRNKLHRGKTAAYLGMSRKTLFNKIKKLRILE from the coding sequence ATGACGGGCATACGGCGCTTTCTGTCAAATCCACGGTCGTTCATGCTCGGAGCTGCGATAGGCTCCGGCATGACGGCCCGCGCGGCAGAGAGGGCGGGCGCTGATTTCGTTATTGCCCTCAACGCAGGTCGATTCAGGGCGATGGGCGGTTCTTCTCCCGCCTCGATCCTTCCCATACGAGACAACAACGCTTTCGTTGCGAGCTTCGGACGAACGGAAATCCTCAAGAGCACGAAGCTGCCCGTTTTTTTTGGCGTCTGCATGTTCTCTCCTTCCACCGATCCGGAGCTTCTTCTGGATCGGCTTGCCAGATGGGGCGTCTCCGGCGTCACCAACTTCCCATCCGTCATTCATCTCGATGACCGCAGGCGCGCTATCATGGATGACGTGGGGCTGGGGTACGACCGTGAAATCTCCTTTCTCACGAAGGCGGCGGATCGCGGGCTCATGACCATCGCCTACACCCGGACGCAATCTGAAGCACGTCGGATGGTCGAAGCAGGCATCCAGGCGATATGCATGAATTTCAATCTCAACGCCGCCGACTTCGCCGAAGGCTCGAACATAGGGCTGACCGAACTGGCCGCGCGCTGCCAGACAATCGCGCGCACCGTGCATTCGATCGACAAGAATGTCGTCTGTCTCCTTGGTGGCGGTCCTATTACAAGACCGGACGAACTGATGGACGTCTGCAAGGAGACGGGAACACAGGGGTTCATCGGTGGGTCTTCGCTGGACCGCGTCCCGCTTGAGATGTCCGTTCTGGAAATCACCTCGGGATTCAAGACAGTCCACGTTCTACGTGAGAGGGTTGAAATCCTGGAGCGCCAGCTTCGCCTCAGCGGCTATCATCACGGCATCGTCGCGCAGTCCGCCTCGATGAACGTTGTCCTCGAGAGGGCCAGGCAAATGGCGGTGGGAGCGAACCCCGTTCTGATCGTCGGAGAGAGCGGGACAGGGAAACGTCGGCTGGCAAGCCTCGTGCACGCCCTGGGCTCTCGCAAGCATCGCAAACCCACCGTTCTACCCTGTCGCCAACCACCCGCAGTCACCTCGGCGGCGCTCTTTGGCACGCAGACCGACGTCAGGCGCCGCATTGCGATTCTCGAGAGTGCGAGTGAATCGTCTGTGATCCTTTTACACGTCGACGGTCTTTCGTCCTCTGCCCAGGAAAAGCTGGCAGACTACATGGAGTCCGGCTTGTTCTCGTCTGTCGACGGCACCGAACAAAGACACTCGACAACCAAGATAATTGCGACGGCCAACACGGCTTCGGAGCTGACGCCAACGCTGGCCGCGGCCTTCTCCGGCTATGAGATCGGTCTTCCGCCCCTGCGAGATCGCCTCGAGGACCTGCCTCTGCTGATCACCCATTTCACGGCAGAGGCTCGGGGCGACGCCACCTCGAATGCGGCGCTTCATATCGAGAATTCGGCCTTCCAAGCGCTCGCGGCGCACCATTGGCCCGGAAACATCCGGGACCTACGGCATGTCGTCGAGCGACTTGCGGCACTACCTGTCGAAACGGCCATCGACGCAGGGCGTCTTGCACCATTGCTTGGCGACGACAGGCCCGTGAGACCTGCGAAGGGCTTATCGGAAAGAGACCTGATCATCGAAGCTCTCCGCCGCAACAAGCTCCATAGAGGAAAAACGGCAGCTTATCTGGGTATGTCGAGAAAAACTTTGTTCAATAAGATCAAGAAGCTTCGAATACTGGAGTGA
- a CDS encoding Tm-1-like ATP-binding domain-containing protein — protein sequence MRCDEKAAAMGLIDNQGAVGIVATMDTKSAEADFVAEIIMDCGRRVVFLDTGTSGAREQNPAELLESNAAAVKKCVDEQAASGEITAVLGIAGGKGSGVFAHVASDLPYGFPKLLVSSARPALLGELAAKSDIILYPTIVDFFGINSFTSRVLGNAARAIANLHYEPTQGGRERKIVAITAFGVTTPAVNRCVELLKQSDIDSIVFPANGTGGKKMEALIQAGEFDGVIDLTTTELADELLGGTASAGPGRLTSAGRKGIPQFIAPGAVDMVNFGARQTVPKSFEHRNLYSHTPYTTLMRTTREENEQIGRLAGERLASASGPTIVAWPARGVSDYDRDGGVFFDTNADEGWLKGLRDVLPETVPIIELDAHINDPDFSETAVNWLLQQLREEKHQ from the coding sequence GTGCGTTGCGATGAGAAGGCCGCAGCCATGGGCCTGATCGATAATCAAGGCGCCGTGGGTATCGTCGCAACCATGGACACAAAATCCGCCGAGGCGGATTTCGTTGCCGAAATCATCATGGACTGCGGACGACGGGTGGTCTTTCTTGACACCGGAACCTCTGGCGCGAGAGAGCAAAACCCCGCAGAATTGCTTGAGTCCAACGCCGCCGCCGTGAAAAAGTGTGTCGATGAACAAGCGGCTTCCGGAGAGATAACCGCGGTTCTAGGGATCGCAGGTGGCAAAGGAAGCGGTGTCTTCGCTCATGTGGCCTCGGACCTGCCTTACGGGTTTCCCAAACTGCTGGTTTCGAGCGCGCGCCCCGCACTGCTGGGAGAGCTCGCAGCCAAGAGCGACATTATTCTGTACCCGACAATTGTCGATTTCTTCGGGATCAACTCTTTCACGTCTAGGGTGCTGGGCAATGCGGCCCGCGCGATTGCAAACCTCCACTATGAGCCCACGCAAGGTGGGAGAGAGCGGAAGATTGTCGCGATTACCGCGTTCGGCGTGACGACGCCTGCTGTTAATCGATGCGTCGAACTGCTCAAGCAGAGCGATATCGACTCGATCGTCTTTCCGGCAAACGGAACCGGCGGAAAGAAGATGGAGGCGTTGATCCAGGCCGGAGAGTTCGATGGCGTCATTGATCTAACGACGACTGAACTCGCCGACGAACTGCTCGGTGGTACGGCAAGCGCCGGCCCTGGACGTCTTACGTCGGCAGGCAGAAAGGGCATACCCCAGTTCATCGCGCCGGGTGCTGTCGACATGGTGAACTTCGGCGCTCGGCAGACTGTTCCGAAGTCGTTCGAGCACAGAAACCTCTACTCGCACACGCCCTACACGACCCTCATGCGTACCACGCGAGAGGAGAACGAGCAGATTGGACGGCTTGCCGGAGAGCGGCTCGCCAGCGCATCAGGCCCCACGATCGTTGCTTGGCCCGCCCGAGGCGTATCCGACTACGATCGCGACGGTGGCGTCTTCTTTGACACGAATGCAGATGAAGGATGGTTGAAGGGGTTGCGGGACGTCCTTCCCGAAACGGTGCCTATCATCGAGCTCGACGCTCACATCAACGATCCCGACTTTTCAGAAACCGCAGTGAACTGGCTCCTGCAGCAGCTTCGAGAGGAGAAGCATCAATGA
- a CDS encoding phosphoenolpyruvate hydrolase family protein translates to MKTISRDEILASIRRQVDQGKPVLAAGSSCGLVAKCAVIGGADMLVVYSTGLSRLMGLPTSRIGDSNSRTIEMAAEIRNVVSEVPVIGGVEAWDPVRLDLDLLLDKFIAAGYSGVINYPTISTMGDKWRDRRGRVGLGFDREVEMIELARKKKIFTMAYVASAEDAEAMARVGADCIVPHVGATRGGLSGHEDGQAINEAITKINHINNAAKAVRSDVILLSHGGAIAEPEDTEAVYRETECVGFVGASSIERIPIERAVKAVAEAFKAVPLKR, encoded by the coding sequence ATGAAAACTATCTCTCGAGATGAAATTCTTGCGTCGATCAGAAGGCAAGTAGATCAAGGCAAACCCGTCCTGGCAGCAGGAAGCAGTTGTGGTCTTGTTGCGAAATGCGCGGTGATCGGCGGCGCCGATATGCTCGTCGTCTACAGCACCGGTCTCTCCAGATTGATGGGTCTTCCAACGAGCCGCATTGGCGATTCAAATTCCAGGACGATCGAGATGGCAGCCGAGATCCGCAACGTGGTCTCGGAGGTGCCGGTGATCGGTGGGGTCGAAGCTTGGGATCCTGTCAGGCTCGACCTCGATCTTCTCTTGGATAAGTTCATCGCTGCCGGCTACTCCGGGGTGATCAACTATCCGACCATCTCGACCATGGGAGACAAGTGGCGAGATCGAAGGGGGCGTGTCGGTCTCGGCTTCGATCGCGAAGTCGAGATGATAGAGCTCGCCAGAAAAAAGAAAATCTTCACGATGGCGTATGTCGCGTCGGCGGAAGACGCCGAAGCCATGGCACGGGTTGGCGCGGACTGCATCGTGCCACATGTCGGCGCGACGCGTGGAGGCTTGTCCGGCCATGAAGACGGTCAGGCAATTAATGAAGCGATCACGAAGATCAACCACATCAACAATGCTGCGAAGGCGGTGCGCTCGGACGTGATCCTGCTGTCGCATGGAGGCGCGATCGCGGAGCCCGAAGATACGGAAGCGGTCTACCGGGAGACCGAATGCGTAGGATTCGTCGGCGCTTCATCGATCGAACGGATCCCGATCGAACGGGCCGTCAAAGCCGTTGCCGAGGCCTTCAAGGCCGTCCCGTTGAAAAGATGA
- a CDS encoding ABC transporter ATP-binding protein has protein sequence MAEVRLESIRKVYGALEILKDVNLDIKHGEFVVFVGPSGSGKSTLLRMIGGLEKITGGKLLIDNKVVNQLDAADRNLGMVFQSYALYPHMTVRENLAFPLRMAKLGRAQIAQKVEDAATLLQINHLLDRKPKQLSGGQRQRVAIGRAIVREPQVFLFDEPLSNLDTELRVQMRVQIAKLHRQLGNTMIYVTHDQVEAMTMADKIVVLKNGNVEQVGTPHDLYHNPASQFVAGFIGSPRMNFLNGKLTDVARDSIRLKVGDRAPTFVPVRGETVRTGDEVTLGVRPDDFITPTGRPEELIIDVDLDYIEHLGATTYLYGTSSGEPITALAPVGDTRFEQGQQISLAVSTSDCHVFTKDGSALARLQAPTNWS, from the coding sequence ATGGCTGAAGTTCGCTTGGAGAGCATCCGGAAAGTCTATGGTGCTTTGGAAATCTTGAAGGATGTCAACCTGGACATCAAACATGGGGAATTCGTGGTGTTTGTCGGACCTTCCGGGTCCGGCAAATCCACCTTGCTCCGAATGATCGGCGGCCTGGAGAAGATCACGGGAGGGAAACTGCTGATCGACAACAAGGTGGTGAACCAGCTCGACGCGGCAGATCGCAATCTGGGCATGGTATTCCAGAGCTATGCGTTGTACCCGCATATGACGGTTCGAGAGAACCTTGCGTTCCCGCTGCGCATGGCGAAACTTGGCAGGGCTCAGATCGCGCAAAAGGTCGAGGACGCCGCGACCCTTCTGCAGATCAATCATCTGCTGGATAGAAAGCCAAAGCAGCTCTCGGGAGGCCAACGCCAAAGAGTAGCGATCGGACGGGCGATCGTCCGCGAGCCGCAGGTATTCCTGTTCGACGAGCCGCTGTCGAATCTGGACACCGAGTTGAGAGTTCAGATGCGGGTTCAGATCGCCAAGCTCCACAGGCAACTCGGTAACACGATGATCTATGTCACCCACGACCAGGTCGAGGCGATGACTATGGCCGACAAGATCGTCGTCCTGAAGAACGGGAACGTCGAGCAGGTCGGAACGCCACACGATCTATATCATAATCCAGCGTCGCAGTTCGTGGCAGGGTTCATCGGCTCGCCGCGGATGAACTTCTTGAACGGGAAGCTTACCGACGTTGCGCGCGACAGCATCCGTCTCAAGGTGGGCGACCGGGCTCCGACGTTCGTGCCGGTACGCGGGGAGACCGTTCGGACCGGCGACGAGGTAACGCTTGGCGTCCGACCTGACGACTTCATCACGCCGACCGGTCGGCCCGAAGAGCTGATCATAGACGTAGATCTGGACTATATCGAGCATTTGGGCGCGACGACGTACCTTTACGGGACTTCGTCTGGAGAGCCCATCACGGCGCTTGCTCCCGTCGGTGACACGCGTTTCGAGCAGGGGCAACAGATCTCTCTGGCCGTTTCCACGAGCGACTGTCATGTCTTCACCAAGGATGGAAGTGCACTCGCTAGACTACAGGCACCCACCAATTGGAGTTGA